In the Hyalangium gracile genome, one interval contains:
- a CDS encoding GNAT family N-acetyltransferase — translation MTITVRPARSSDAEALGRMGAALVRQHHDFDRERFMLPEDVEDGYRWWLGKELKAKEAVVLVAERDGEVVGYVYGRVEARDWATLRDRCGGFHDIWVDEKARGSGAGRMLAEALVRRFAELGVPRVILMSATKNEGAQRFFAKLGWRPTMVEMTRETSGSES, via the coding sequence ATGACCATCACGGTTCGTCCCGCCAGGTCCTCGGACGCGGAGGCCCTGGGCCGCATGGGGGCGGCGCTCGTCCGGCAGCACCACGACTTCGACCGGGAGCGCTTCATGCTGCCGGAGGACGTCGAGGACGGGTACCGCTGGTGGCTCGGCAAGGAGCTGAAGGCGAAGGAGGCCGTGGTGCTCGTGGCGGAGCGCGACGGCGAGGTGGTCGGCTACGTGTACGGCCGCGTGGAGGCGCGCGACTGGGCCACGCTGAGGGACCGCTGTGGGGGCTTCCACGACATCTGGGTGGACGAGAAGGCGCGCGGCTCGGGCGCGGGCCGGATGCTGGCCGAGGCGCTCGTGCGACGCTTCGCCGAGCTGGGCGTGCCGAGAGTCATCCTCATGAGCGCCACGAAGAACGAGGGGGCACAGCGCTTCTTCGCGAAGCTCGGCTGGCGCCCCACCATGGTGGAGATGACGCGGGAGACGTCGGGCTCCGAGTCCTGA
- a CDS encoding sensor histidine kinase gives MSSSPPPVDLPSLSKAIRAISSEFSLPELQRTLLRTLQEFSGVPYGALLGFLEGRGWVIACQSEGENRPLGELPSTVIHGARRTLEPIILADAHRQPPYCDDPVVRGRGLRSVLCMPLTHRGVQHGMLYLEHSQVTQAFEGPRLHVIEILAAQAAVALDNARVHHHLAEQSHAHEVSRREVSTTRQHLQDFIDHSPAAIYIKDRDGRYLMVNGRIESFFGQPRAKLLGRKDSDLLPAEIARAVMENDQRVLTTGATLQFEEQIPYRDGLHTFLSAKFPMRGVDGRIQGLCGVSTDITDRKRAEAALQRANEELEQRVAERTEQLNAAQREMLDRARHAGMAEIANSILHNLGNALTGITVSSTVLRERIQGLPIASLGRAAALLDRPPEELGVFLTQDERGRQVPEFLGKLHARLSEERQLLLDECAAMGTKIDHATSVITTQQNYARARIRLSEKALLRELAEDALRLCAIGDHFDQIFHREYGEEQPEYYDRHVIVQILVNFISNAKNAVRELPDNPQPRITLTVRQEAGYTSVSVSDNGIGFDASVKPKLFTHGFTTRAKGHGFGLHSSALSAQALGGRIEAHSDGPGLGARFELILPRTSPDDDEEGLEQET, from the coding sequence ATGAGCTCCTCTCCTCCTCCGGTCGATCTCCCCTCGCTCTCCAAGGCCATCCGCGCCATCTCGAGCGAGTTCTCCCTGCCGGAGCTCCAGCGCACACTTCTCCGCACCCTCCAGGAGTTCTCGGGGGTCCCGTATGGGGCGCTGCTGGGATTCCTGGAGGGCAGGGGGTGGGTGATTGCCTGCCAGAGCGAGGGAGAGAACCGCCCCCTGGGAGAGCTGCCGTCCACGGTGATCCACGGCGCGCGCCGCACGCTGGAGCCCATCATCCTGGCGGACGCCCACCGACAGCCCCCCTACTGCGATGATCCGGTGGTGCGGGGGCGCGGCCTGCGCTCGGTGCTGTGCATGCCCCTCACCCACCGCGGGGTGCAGCACGGAATGCTCTACCTGGAGCACTCCCAGGTGACGCAGGCCTTCGAGGGCCCCCGGCTGCACGTGATCGAGATCCTCGCCGCGCAAGCCGCCGTCGCCCTGGACAACGCGCGCGTGCACCATCACCTGGCCGAGCAGAGCCACGCCCACGAAGTGTCCCGCCGCGAGGTCTCCACCACCCGGCAGCACCTGCAGGACTTCATCGACCACTCGCCGGCCGCCATCTACATCAAGGATCGCGACGGCCGCTACCTGATGGTCAACGGCCGCATCGAGTCCTTCTTCGGCCAGCCGCGCGCGAAGCTCCTCGGCAGGAAGGACTCCGACCTGCTCCCGGCCGAGATCGCCCGAGCCGTGATGGAGAACGACCAGCGGGTGCTCACCACGGGGGCCACGCTCCAGTTCGAGGAGCAGATCCCGTACCGGGACGGGCTGCACACCTTCCTCTCCGCGAAGTTCCCCATGCGGGGGGTGGACGGGCGCATCCAGGGGCTGTGCGGCGTGTCCACGGACATCACGGATCGCAAGCGCGCGGAGGCGGCGCTCCAGCGGGCCAACGAGGAGCTGGAGCAGCGCGTGGCCGAGCGCACCGAGCAGCTCAACGCCGCCCAGCGCGAGATGCTGGACCGCGCCCGGCATGCCGGCATGGCGGAGATCGCCAACAGCATCCTCCACAACCTGGGCAACGCGCTCACGGGCATCACGGTGAGCAGCACGGTGCTGCGCGAGCGCATCCAGGGCCTGCCCATCGCCTCGCTGGGCCGGGCCGCCGCCCTGCTCGATCGCCCGCCCGAGGAGCTGGGCGTGTTCCTCACCCAGGATGAGCGGGGCCGGCAGGTGCCCGAGTTCCTCGGCAAGCTCCACGCGCGGCTGAGCGAGGAGCGGCAGCTGCTGCTGGATGAGTGCGCCGCGATGGGCACGAAGATCGATCACGCCACCAGCGTCATCACCACCCAGCAGAACTACGCGCGGGCCCGGATCCGGCTGAGCGAGAAGGCGCTGCTGAGGGAGCTCGCGGAGGACGCGCTCCGGCTGTGCGCCATCGGAGATCACTTCGACCAGATCTTCCACCGCGAGTACGGGGAAGAGCAGCCGGAGTACTACGATCGGCACGTCATCGTGCAGATCCTGGTGAACTTCATCTCCAACGCGAAGAACGCGGTGCGAGAGCTGCCAGACAACCCGCAGCCGCGCATCACGCTGACAGTGCGCCAGGAGGCGGGCTACACCTCGGTGTCCGTGAGCGACAACGGTATCGGCTTCGACGCGAGCGTGAAGCCCAAACTGTTCACCCACGGGTTCACCACACGCGCCAAGGGCCACGGCTTCGGGCTGCACAGCTCCGCGCTGAGCGCGCAGGCGCTCGGCGGCCGCATCGAGGCGCACAGCGACGGGCCCGGCCTGGGAGCCCGGTTCGAGCTCATCCTGCCACGCACCTCGCCCGATGATGATGAGGAGGGGCTGGAGCAGGAGACGTAG
- a CDS encoding pyridoxal phosphate-dependent decarboxylase family protein — translation MALPDLHLLSKLPPRLVAKAERYLKAIPLVRDRLDQETGSMLSELEGSLKPYKEKVPTFDRLPAQGRSREEILQELEQLHAHEEGRWKEGRVSGAVYHGAEDHIAFVNRVYALHSQSNPLHADLWPSATKFEAEVVSMTANMLGAAEANLGRPPDEHLCGSLSSGGTESIMLAMKTYRDWAHATKGITRPEMVAPVSAHPAFDKAAHYFGIKMVRVPVGADYRADVAAMRKALTRNTIVIIGSAPSFPHGVIDPIEELSELARKRGIGFHTDACLGGFVLPWAKKLGYPVPLFDFRLPGVTSMSADTHKFGYAAKGTSVVLYRGTELRAHQYFTATEWPGGIYFSPTFSGSRPGGLIAAAWATLVSMGEQGYLEATRAILETADVIKRGIRAIPELHVLGDPLFVIAFGSSTVDIYQVMERLSGQGWNLNGLHKPSAVHLCVTLRHTQPGVAEQFLADLRAAVDHVRANPGEKGTMAPVYGMAATVPFRGLLSDLLKKYMDLLYKV, via the coding sequence ATGGCGCTCCCTGATCTCCACCTGCTGTCCAAGCTCCCCCCGCGGCTCGTCGCGAAGGCGGAGCGATACCTCAAGGCCATTCCCCTGGTGCGCGACCGGCTGGACCAGGAGACCGGCTCCATGCTCTCCGAGCTGGAGGGCAGCCTCAAGCCCTACAAGGAGAAGGTGCCCACCTTCGATCGGCTGCCGGCCCAGGGGCGCTCGCGGGAGGAGATCCTCCAGGAGCTGGAGCAGCTCCATGCCCACGAGGAGGGGCGGTGGAAGGAGGGGCGCGTCTCGGGCGCGGTGTACCACGGGGCGGAGGACCACATCGCCTTCGTCAACCGCGTGTACGCGCTCCACTCGCAGAGCAACCCGCTGCACGCGGACCTCTGGCCCAGCGCGACCAAGTTCGAGGCCGAGGTGGTCTCCATGACGGCGAACATGCTGGGCGCCGCCGAGGCCAACCTGGGCAGGCCTCCCGATGAGCACCTCTGCGGCTCGCTCTCCTCCGGCGGCACGGAGAGCATCATGCTGGCGATGAAGACGTACCGGGACTGGGCGCATGCCACCAAGGGCATCACCCGGCCGGAGATGGTGGCGCCCGTCAGCGCGCACCCGGCCTTCGACAAGGCGGCGCACTACTTCGGCATCAAGATGGTGCGGGTGCCGGTGGGCGCGGACTACCGCGCGGACGTGGCGGCCATGCGCAAGGCCCTCACCCGCAACACCATCGTCATCATCGGCTCGGCGCCGTCCTTCCCTCACGGGGTGATCGATCCCATCGAGGAGCTGTCGGAGCTGGCGCGCAAGCGGGGCATCGGCTTCCACACGGACGCGTGCCTGGGCGGCTTCGTGCTGCCGTGGGCGAAGAAGCTGGGCTACCCGGTGCCGCTGTTCGACTTCCGGCTGCCGGGGGTGACGAGCATGTCGGCGGACACGCACAAGTTCGGCTACGCGGCCAAGGGCACCTCCGTGGTGCTGTACCGGGGGACGGAGCTGCGCGCGCACCAGTACTTCACCGCCACCGAGTGGCCGGGCGGCATCTACTTCTCACCCACCTTCTCGGGCAGCCGGCCCGGAGGGCTCATCGCGGCGGCCTGGGCCACCCTGGTGTCCATGGGCGAGCAAGGCTACCTGGAGGCCACCCGAGCGATCCTGGAGACGGCGGACGTCATCAAGCGCGGCATCCGGGCCATCCCCGAGCTGCACGTGCTGGGCGATCCGCTGTTCGTCATCGCCTTCGGCTCCAGCACGGTGGACATCTACCAGGTCATGGAGCGACTGAGCGGGCAGGGGTGGAACCTCAACGGCCTGCACAAGCCGTCCGCGGTACATCTCTGTGTCACGCTGCGTCATACCCAACCGGGAGTGGCGGAGCAGTTCCTGGCTGATCTCCGGGCCGCGGTGGACCATGTCCGGGCGAATCCAGGAGAAAAGGGTACGATGGCGCCTGTCTACGGCATGGCCGCCACCGTGCCCTTCCGTGGGCTGCTGAGCGATCTGCTCAAGAAGTACATGGACCTGCTCTACAAGGTCTGA
- a CDS encoding xylulokinase produces the protein MVSTAGNPSILSIDLGTSAVKLALITIRGAILAGDEEPIPLALLPEGGAEQDPESWWSAIIRATRRLLEQGVVQPRDIVGVNVSSQWSGTVAVDEQGQPLHPAILWMDSRGASHIRRLTQGFVSIEGYGLGKLMHWVRLTGGAPSISGKDPLGHILFLQHERPEVYRHAYKFLEPKDWLNLRLSGRFTASYDSIALHWVTDNRAVSKISYDERLLKMTGMHREKLPDLVPAASVIGPLSPRAVRDLGLGEHVQVVSGMPDILAAAVGSGAVRDFEPHLCVGTSSWLSCHVPYKKADLLHQMGTLPSGLPGRYLLVNEQESAGICLVTLKNLLHESPPNVAPASSQEIYASFERAAERVPAGSDRLIFLPWLNGERSPVEDRLARGGFFNQSLQTTRGHLVRAVLEGVAYNSRWLLGYVEQFVGRKLESIRIIGGGARSRLWCQIYADILGRTIQQVDEPVMANARGAAFQAALALGHLTVDEIPALVPVARTYEPDTRNRGLYDELFREFLYLYKTHKSVYARLNRTRGEA, from the coding sequence ATGGTGTCAACCGCCGGCAACCCATCCATCCTGTCAATCGATCTGGGGACCTCGGCCGTCAAGCTGGCCCTCATCACCATCCGAGGCGCCATCCTGGCGGGGGATGAGGAGCCGATCCCGCTCGCCCTGCTCCCCGAGGGGGGCGCCGAGCAGGATCCCGAGAGCTGGTGGTCCGCCATCATCCGGGCCACGCGGCGGCTGCTCGAGCAGGGCGTCGTCCAGCCGCGAGACATCGTCGGCGTCAACGTCAGCTCGCAGTGGTCCGGCACCGTGGCCGTGGACGAGCAGGGGCAGCCCCTGCACCCCGCCATCCTCTGGATGGACTCGCGCGGGGCCAGCCACATCCGGCGGCTCACCCAGGGCTTCGTCTCCATCGAGGGCTACGGGCTGGGCAAGCTGATGCACTGGGTGCGCCTCACGGGCGGCGCGCCCAGCATCTCCGGCAAGGATCCGCTGGGGCACATCCTCTTCCTCCAGCACGAGCGCCCGGAGGTGTACCGCCACGCCTACAAGTTCCTCGAGCCGAAGGACTGGCTCAACCTGCGCCTGTCGGGCCGCTTCACCGCCTCGTACGACTCCATCGCCCTGCACTGGGTGACGGACAACCGGGCGGTGAGCAAGATCAGCTACGACGAGCGCCTGCTGAAGATGACGGGGATGCACCGCGAGAAGCTGCCGGACCTGGTGCCCGCCGCCTCGGTGATTGGCCCGCTGAGCCCCCGGGCCGTGCGCGACCTGGGGCTGGGCGAGCACGTCCAGGTGGTGAGCGGCATGCCGGACATCCTCGCGGCCGCCGTGGGCTCGGGCGCCGTGCGGGACTTCGAGCCCCACCTGTGCGTCGGCACCTCCTCGTGGCTGAGCTGCCACGTGCCCTACAAGAAGGCGGATCTGCTGCACCAGATGGGCACCCTGCCCTCCGGGCTGCCGGGCCGCTACCTGCTGGTGAACGAGCAGGAGTCCGCTGGCATCTGCCTGGTCACCCTCAAGAACCTGCTCCACGAGAGCCCTCCCAACGTCGCCCCCGCCTCCTCCCAGGAGATCTACGCGAGCTTCGAGCGGGCCGCAGAGCGCGTCCCCGCCGGCAGCGACCGGCTCATCTTCCTGCCGTGGCTCAACGGCGAGCGCTCGCCGGTGGAGGACAGGCTGGCGCGCGGCGGGTTCTTCAACCAGTCGCTCCAGACGACCCGCGGGCACCTGGTGCGCGCGGTGCTGGAGGGCGTGGCCTACAACTCCCGGTGGCTGCTCGGCTACGTGGAGCAGTTCGTCGGCCGGAAGCTGGAGTCCATCCGCATCATCGGCGGCGGGGCGCGCTCCAGGCTGTGGTGCCAGATCTACGCGGACATCCTGGGCCGCACCATCCAGCAGGTGGACGAGCCGGTGATGGCCAACGCCCGGGGCGCGGCCTTCCAGGCGGCGCTGGCGCTGGGCCACCTCACGGTGGACGAGATTCCGGCGCTCGTCCCCGTGGCCCGAACCTACGAGCCCGACACGAGGAACCGCGGGCTCTATGACGAGCTGTTCCGGGAGTTCCTCTACCTCTACAAGACCCACAAGTCCGTCTACGCACGACTCAACCGGACCCGCGGCGAAGCCTGA
- a CDS encoding LVIVD repeat-containing protein — protein MMKPLRFALAVLLMSALGLGCKDDPQEIPDPGTPDSGLPDSGLPDSGIPDSGIPDSGIPDSGIPDGGYEWDGNYVPLQELGDHIDTGHLAPCLSRFTDDAGTPIPCGSREAFDLSACNRNTLSQVSPDGIYGARTRSSTATTFFGFGYQAFQVSSSGGPEYVNSLPVIQKQVDGQTFYVAGKRTLTDGGSTLQVFMGCQAQNAQNFTGCYQQCVNDGARRSHGTFDASRLQRVQEPELSGIELVSETAVSLGFPVDVYVIKQHAYVVSINLGTRIPNGGLTVFDVSDPAHPVFKKQVTLAGDTYWNSVWAKGNALYVGSGKHGVIVYDITNPADPQLVRSVPGDTFDVHTIYIDGDRMYAQAAGANQVLIFDVSNPLEPVLLNRYTVPTDNNGLGYPHDAFAYQNRLYINQMGQGFYVVDVTDGANPQPLGSYTYDTHIYNPTHANAVGTFAGKTLAFEGGEANNAHLRVLDVSDPARIVKIGEYAMRPQTSIHNMILKGKRLYVAWYAEGVRVLDVSNPTQIKEIAYANTYRDGDLGLSGGLYIGAIGMRVPGDGYVYVVDTSRGLMIFREP, from the coding sequence ATGATGAAGCCGCTCAGATTTGCACTCGCCGTCCTGCTCATGTCCGCCCTGGGGCTGGGCTGCAAGGACGACCCTCAGGAGATACCCGATCCCGGAACCCCTGACTCCGGACTCCCGGACTCCGGACTCCCGGACTCCGGTATCCCCGACTCGGGCATCCCCGACTCGGGCATCCCCGACTCGGGCATCCCGGATGGGGGCTACGAGTGGGACGGCAACTACGTCCCCCTGCAGGAGCTTGGCGACCACATCGACACCGGCCACCTGGCCCCCTGCCTCAGCCGCTTCACGGATGACGCGGGCACCCCCATCCCCTGCGGCAGCAGGGAGGCGTTCGATCTGTCGGCCTGCAACCGGAACACGCTCTCGCAGGTGTCACCGGATGGCATCTACGGCGCGCGCACGCGCTCGAGCACCGCCACCACCTTCTTCGGCTTCGGCTACCAGGCCTTCCAGGTCTCGAGCTCGGGCGGGCCCGAGTACGTCAACAGCCTGCCCGTGATCCAGAAGCAGGTGGACGGCCAGACCTTCTATGTGGCCGGCAAGCGCACCCTGACGGACGGCGGCAGCACGCTCCAGGTCTTCATGGGGTGCCAGGCCCAGAACGCGCAGAACTTCACCGGGTGCTACCAGCAGTGCGTCAACGATGGGGCACGGCGCTCGCATGGCACCTTCGATGCCTCGCGCCTGCAGCGCGTCCAGGAGCCGGAGCTCTCGGGCATCGAGCTCGTCTCGGAGACCGCGGTGAGCCTGGGCTTCCCCGTGGACGTCTACGTCATCAAGCAGCACGCCTACGTGGTGTCCATCAACCTGGGGACCCGCATCCCCAATGGCGGCCTCACCGTCTTCGACGTCAGCGACCCGGCGCATCCCGTCTTCAAGAAGCAGGTGACGCTGGCGGGTGACACCTACTGGAACTCCGTGTGGGCCAAGGGCAACGCCCTCTACGTGGGCAGCGGCAAGCACGGCGTCATCGTCTACGACATCACCAACCCCGCCGATCCGCAGCTGGTGCGCAGCGTGCCGGGCGACACCTTCGACGTGCACACCATCTATATCGATGGGGACCGGATGTACGCCCAGGCCGCGGGCGCCAACCAGGTGCTCATCTTCGACGTGAGCAACCCGTTGGAGCCGGTGCTGCTCAACCGCTACACGGTGCCCACGGACAACAACGGGCTCGGCTACCCGCACGACGCGTTCGCGTACCAGAACCGGCTCTACATCAACCAGATGGGCCAGGGGTTCTACGTGGTGGACGTGACGGACGGGGCCAACCCCCAGCCGCTCGGCTCGTACACGTATGACACGCACATCTACAACCCCACCCACGCCAACGCCGTGGGCACCTTCGCGGGGAAGACCCTCGCCTTCGAGGGCGGCGAGGCCAACAACGCCCACCTGCGCGTGCTGGACGTCAGCGACCCGGCCCGCATCGTGAAGATCGGCGAGTACGCGATGCGGCCGCAGACCTCCATCCACAACATGATCCTCAAGGGCAAGCGGCTGTACGTGGCCTGGTACGCCGAGGGCGTGCGCGTGCTGGACGTGTCCAACCCCACCCAGATCAAGGAGATCGCCTACGCCAACACGTACCGGGACGGGGACCTGGGCCTGAGCGGCGGCCTCTACATCGGCGCCATCGGCATGCGCGTGCCCGGTGATGGCTATGTCTACGTGGTGGACACGTCGCGCGGCCTGATGATCTTCCGCGAGCCGTAG
- a CDS encoding glucan 1,4-alpha-glucosidase → MSRVISRTRVLALALSLGVLGGCVGSTAPGKPGAAALWTPANKDGFGTAKNEASKVWYTLGSGELTEVYYPTLGSPSVRELRFIVSDGRSFAESELDATEHRIELTDPRSLTYRQVNTARSGKYRLTKTYVTDPERNTLLIDVRFESLSGEPYALYVVFDPSLANEGMDDSGTSDDGVLLAQDGSAASALLSRPAFEKTSSGYLGASDGWTDLRDDFVMNWDYRSAPDGNVVQTGRLPLNGLGHRQSATLALGFGPSADEAREAAKGSLRAGFEQVARSYAQGWHTWLGSLPPAPASTELWRTTYDVSLMVLAASEDKTYRGAFIASPSMPWAWGLGLEAPSGAYHLVWSRDLYQIATALLAAGDRASAERALDHLFNVQQRPDGSFPQNATVEGIPHWTNLQLDEVALPIVLAWQLGRADARTYTNHVKKAADFLVANGPVTPQERWENQSGYSPGTLAAEIAGLICAADLARRNGDTASAASYEATADSWQQQVEAWTVTSNGPLAPHPYYLRLTKDGNPNAGTTYSLGDGGPSAMDQRRVVDPSFLELVRLGVKPAGAPVITQSLAVVDTQLRVDTPNGPFWRRYDFDGYGETREGGPWEISEPDTGRTLGRAWPIFAGERGEYALTVGQPAAGYLAAMARSGNDGYMMPEQVWDGRPPTGQPGFVAGEGTFSATPLVWSHAQFVRLAWSLQAGYPIEQPSVVACRYTAVCRR, encoded by the coding sequence ATGAGCCGCGTCATCTCGAGAACCCGTGTCCTGGCACTGGCGCTCTCACTCGGAGTGCTGGGCGGGTGTGTGGGCTCGACCGCACCGGGGAAGCCTGGCGCCGCGGCGCTATGGACTCCCGCGAACAAGGACGGCTTCGGCACCGCGAAGAATGAGGCGAGCAAGGTCTGGTACACGCTCGGCTCCGGCGAGCTGACGGAGGTGTACTACCCGACGCTGGGCTCTCCGAGCGTGAGGGAGCTGCGCTTCATCGTCTCGGATGGACGGAGCTTCGCCGAGTCGGAGCTCGACGCCACCGAGCACCGAATCGAGCTCACGGACCCGCGCAGCCTCACCTACCGGCAGGTGAACACCGCGAGGTCCGGCAAGTACCGCCTCACCAAGACGTATGTGACGGACCCGGAGCGGAACACGCTGCTCATCGACGTCCGCTTCGAGTCCCTCTCGGGCGAGCCGTATGCCCTCTACGTGGTGTTCGATCCGTCCCTCGCCAACGAGGGGATGGACGACTCGGGGACGAGCGATGACGGCGTGCTGCTCGCGCAGGATGGCTCGGCCGCCAGCGCCCTGCTCTCGCGCCCGGCCTTCGAGAAGACCTCCAGCGGCTACCTCGGCGCGAGCGACGGCTGGACCGACCTGCGCGACGACTTCGTGATGAACTGGGACTATCGCTCGGCGCCCGATGGCAACGTGGTGCAGACGGGCCGGCTGCCGCTGAACGGGCTGGGCCATCGACAGAGCGCGACGCTGGCGCTCGGCTTCGGGCCGTCGGCCGATGAGGCGCGGGAGGCGGCGAAGGGCTCGCTCAGGGCCGGCTTCGAGCAGGTGGCGCGGAGCTACGCGCAGGGCTGGCACACCTGGCTGGGCTCGCTGCCTCCGGCTCCGGCGAGCACCGAGCTGTGGCGCACCACCTATGACGTCTCGCTCATGGTCCTGGCGGCCTCGGAGGACAAGACGTACCGCGGCGCTTTCATCGCCTCGCCGAGTATGCCGTGGGCGTGGGGGCTCGGGCTGGAGGCGCCCTCGGGTGCCTACCACCTCGTCTGGTCGAGGGACCTCTACCAGATCGCCACCGCGCTCCTGGCGGCGGGAGATAGGGCGTCGGCGGAGCGCGCGCTCGATCACCTCTTCAACGTCCAGCAGCGGCCGGACGGCTCGTTCCCCCAGAACGCCACGGTGGAGGGCATCCCGCACTGGACCAACCTGCAACTCGACGAGGTGGCGCTGCCCATCGTCCTGGCGTGGCAGCTCGGCCGGGCGGATGCGCGCACGTACACGAACCATGTGAAGAAGGCGGCCGACTTCCTGGTGGCGAATGGCCCGGTGACACCCCAGGAGCGCTGGGAGAACCAGAGCGGCTACTCGCCAGGCACGCTGGCCGCCGAGATCGCCGGGCTCATCTGCGCCGCCGACCTGGCGCGCCGCAACGGCGACACCGCCTCCGCCGCGAGCTACGAGGCCACCGCGGATTCCTGGCAGCAGCAGGTGGAGGCCTGGACCGTCACGAGCAACGGGCCGCTGGCGCCACACCCGTACTACCTGCGGCTCACGAAGGACGGGAACCCCAACGCCGGGACGACGTACTCGCTGGGCGATGGGGGCCCGTCCGCCATGGACCAGCGCCGCGTGGTGGACCCGAGCTTCCTCGAGCTGGTGCGGCTGGGCGTGAAGCCGGCGGGCGCGCCCGTCATCACGCAGTCGCTGGCCGTCGTCGACACGCAGCTGCGCGTGGACACGCCGAACGGGCCTTTCTGGCGCCGGTACGACTTCGATGGCTACGGCGAGACGCGGGAGGGCGGCCCGTGGGAGATCAGCGAGCCGGACACCGGGCGGACGCTCGGGCGGGCCTGGCCCATCTTCGCTGGAGAGCGCGGCGAGTACGCGCTGACGGTGGGACAGCCGGCGGCTGGCTACCTGGCGGCGATGGCTCGCTCTGGCAATGACGGCTACATGATGCCGGAGCAGGTGTGGGATGGGCGCCCTCCGACCGGTCAGCCCGGCTTCGTGGCGGGGGAGGGGACGTTCTCGGCCACGCCCCTCGTGTGGAGCCACGCCCAGTTCGTCCGTCTGGCCTGGTCGCTTCAGGCGGGCTACCCCATCGAGCAGCCGAGCGTCGTCGCCTGCCGGTATACCGCTGTGTGCCGCAGGTGA
- a CDS encoding tetratricopeptide repeat protein codes for MPCYEKAIEAEPGYWHPYYCKACTLVRTGGKRRQSYELIRKVLSRTEADFAALRSDPAFQALFDPSRPSPAGQPSKRKAGRRRKR; via the coding sequence ATGCCTTGCTACGAGAAGGCGATCGAGGCCGAGCCCGGCTACTGGCACCCCTACTACTGCAAGGCCTGCACACTGGTGCGCACTGGAGGGAAGCGGCGGCAGAGCTACGAGCTGATCCGCAAGGTCCTCTCCCGCACCGAGGCGGACTTTGCCGCACTGCGTAGCGACCCGGCCTTCCAGGCGCTGTTCGACCCGTCCCGGCCGTCCCCGGCTGGCCAGCCGTCGAAGCGCAAGGCGGGGCGTCGTCGCAAGCGATGA